Within Runella rosea, the genomic segment TTCCAGTCAGTTCATTTTTAAAACGGTACGCTGCCATGCCGCTCAAGCAGTATTTGGCTAATGCTAGGGCCGAAACCGCAGATTCGGTGTTTACCCGCATCAACAATCTCCACAATATTTTTAACTCAACGGCCTTTTCCTACACTTTAAAGGACGAATTGAGTGGGCGGGCTTTTCAAACAATTCTCCAGAACAACTCTGTATTTATTGACCAGTTCAGTGCGCAAAATAAAATCGTTAAACCGCAAGCTATCAGCGTTGACACCAACGTTACCCAACGCCTTTCGCTCGTCAATCGCTTCCAAATTCTAACCACCGACGACCGCAACCCCTCCATTCCAGGCGTTGATTTGCGCCGCAATGACAGTATTTCGGGCAAAACTGTGCTCGATGATTATTATGCTTACGATGATGGCACCGCCGAGTTTGCTGTGTACATGAATCGGACACTGGGCAGAACAGCCGTTCGGTACTTTTTAAACAAACCCGATGTGGTATCGGCCGTAAGAATGAACATCATCCCGATTTTGAAGGATTTGACGGGGCAATCCATCACCGTTCAGGTATGGAGCAACAAAGACGGACGCCCCAGCACGATGCTTCAGCAAAAAGCCTTTCGGGTAGAGTACGCCAAGGCTCGCAACGGCTTCATTGAGTTTCCGTTTGATTATGGAGTGGCGGTCCGCGACACGTTTTATGTGAGCTGGCTTCAAATAGGTATAGACGGTATCGCCGTAGGGCTGGACCGCAATACGCAACATGAAGACCAGATTTTTGTCAATCTAGGGCAAGAATGGGCACCTTATACTTCGTTCAAGAATGACCCTAATTTGGCGTATTTTCAAGGTAGTTTACAGGTTCGGCCCGTCATGGGCGGCAAGGCGCTGCCCCCAATTACATCCATAGAGCCCGAAAAAGTAACCGAATGGGAGGTGTATCCCAATCCCTCCAACGGACTGATTCAGTGGAAATCCGACGAAATTCAGCGTATTGAAATATATCATCTCACGGGCGCTTTGGTTAAGCAGCAAATCGTACAAACGGCCAACAAAACCATGGATTTATCGGAACTGCCCAATGGGCTTTATTTGGTGAGATTATCCAACGACGAAAAAACCGTTGTGAAGAAAATTTTGTTACAACGCTAAGACAGCGTACGTAATTGAGTAACATTTTTGCCATATTTGGCCTCTCAATTCCGTTCCTCTTTATCTATTTTACTTAACATCAAGCTACCACAATGGATATTACCGTAGAAGAATTAAAAAAACGCATTGAAAGCGGAGAGAAAATCAACCTCATCGACGTACGTGAAGATTACGAATACGAAGATGACAACATCGGAGGGCAGCTTATTCCACTAGGTGAGCTTCCACACCGCATCCACGAAATTGAAGACCTCAAAGACGAAGAAATTTTGGTACACTGCCGCTCAGGCAAACGCAGCGAAACTGCCCAACGGTTTATGCAAAGCCAAGGTTTCACCAACGTTCGCAACGTCATTGGTGGCATGTTGGCCTACCGAGAATTGGACTAGTTTTGGAATTTAAGTATAGTGTATCAAGTAGTTGGCATTGAGACTTGCAGATTCACTTATGACTCAATATCAACTACTTAATACAAAAACTTAAGGCTTAGACCGACATAATATCCTGCTCTTTTGCGGCAAAGATTTGGTCTACTTTTGAAATAAAACCGTCGGTTAATTTCTGAACGCGCTCTTCTCCGATTTTCACTTCATCTTCCGACACGCCTTCTTTGGTCAGTTTACGAATATCGCCGTTGGTGCTTTGGCGGATGTTCCGGATGTTGACCTTTGCGGTTTCAATTTCTTGTTTTACGCGTTTTACCAAATCGCGTCGACGCTCTTCGGTCAGCATCGGAATACTAAGACGAATGTTCTCACCGTCGTTATTGGGGGCCAATCCAACGTTGCTATTCCGGATGGCTTTTTCTATTTCCCCAATCAGTTTTTTCTCAAACGGCTTGATGGTAATCGTACGCGCATCGGGGGTTGTGATGGAAGCTACGTTGTTGAGCGGCGACATGACTCCGTAATATTCCACCTGAATTCCGTCCAACATCGACGGTGATGCTTTTCCCGCACGGATTTTTGCTAACTCGATGGTCAAGTGCTTGATTGCTCGGTCCATCGTATCTTTGGCGTCTTCGAGATAAAATTCGACTTCTTCCATTGCTACTGTTTTAATTTTTATTCGTTAACTGTGAGATATAGGGGCTATCCCTGATTAGTTTGGTAAAATTAAAATTTCTTATTCGTTCGTTACCAACGTTCCCACCGATTCACCGTTGATGAGGCGCAATAGGTTTCCTGGTTTGTTCATATCAAAAACGATGATTGGCAAATTGTTTTCTTTGCACAACGCAAAGGCCGTCAAATCCATGATTTTGAGATTTTTGCTCAATGCTTCATCGTACGAAATTTTCTCATAACGCGTTGCGTTAGGGTCTTTTTCTGGGTCGGCGGTGTAGATTCCGTCCACGCGCGTTCCTTTCAAAACGGCATCGGCGTTGATTTCAATGGCCCGCAGCGCACCTGCGGAGTCGGTCGTAAAATAGGGATTACCCGTGCCCGCGCCAAAAATCACGATACGGCCTTTTTC encodes:
- a CDS encoding T9SS type A sorting domain-containing protein, translating into MLLTLLSCTAHAQLVGFPIAPTQATSTSKNARTQALSLPFFDDFSLTNGSAPSPALWIAGGGTYVNNTNTLNHPTVNVVTFDGANAAGQPYNLVNQNAQGNSDTLTSQPINLAGLTVADSIYLSFYWELRGLGEFPDADDSLRVQLLNDKGVWQTIWKQAGGVPNPNFNYVQLAIRNSAYFHANFQFRFQAFARQSGPFDSWHVDYVYLDKSRRLNRYIQDVAINLPVSSFLKRYAAMPLKQYLANARAETADSVFTRINNLHNIFNSTAFSYTLKDELSGRAFQTILQNNSVFIDQFSAQNKIVKPQAISVDTNVTQRLSLVNRFQILTTDDRNPSIPGVDLRRNDSISGKTVLDDYYAYDDGTAEFAVYMNRTLGRTAVRYFLNKPDVVSAVRMNIIPILKDLTGQSITVQVWSNKDGRPSTMLQQKAFRVEYAKARNGFIEFPFDYGVAVRDTFYVSWLQIGIDGIAVGLDRNTQHEDQIFVNLGQEWAPYTSFKNDPNLAYFQGSLQVRPVMGGKALPPITSIEPEKVTEWEVYPNPSNGLIQWKSDEIQRIEIYHLTGALVKQQIVQTANKTMDLSELPNGLYLVRLSNDEKTVVKKILLQR
- a CDS encoding rhodanese-like domain-containing protein gives rise to the protein MDITVEELKKRIESGEKINLIDVREDYEYEDDNIGGQLIPLGELPHRIHEIEDLKDEEILVHCRSGKRSETAQRFMQSQGFTNVRNVIGGMLAYRELD
- the frr gene encoding ribosome recycling factor; its protein translation is MEEVEFYLEDAKDTMDRAIKHLTIELAKIRAGKASPSMLDGIQVEYYGVMSPLNNVASITTPDARTITIKPFEKKLIGEIEKAIRNSNVGLAPNNDGENIRLSIPMLTEERRRDLVKRVKQEIETAKVNIRNIRQSTNGDIRKLTKEGVSEDEVKIGEERVQKLTDGFISKVDQIFAAKEQDIMSV